In Xanthomonas sacchari, a genomic segment contains:
- a CDS encoding bifunctional acetate--CoA ligase family protein/GNAT family N-acetyltransferase: MSTYHLQSVFRPASVAIVGGSPRERSAGRAVVRSLRAAGFPGQIGWVSPRYREIDGVPTVRRLTDLPWVPDLVVITAPARMLPRIVSIAARRGVAAAIILTAGLGSGPGSAAARVESAARAKGLRILGPHCLGVIAPHARLNASIAAHCPQPGDLALISESSAIAAALVEWGVARAVGFSAVVSLGDALDVDFADLLDYFATDYRTRAILLYVEHIRDARKFMSAARAAARAKPVVVVKSGRQLRIDPNADTHVQALASSDAVYGAAFARAGLLRVRALDELFAAAETLGRLSTFPGRRLAILSNGGGVGRLAVDTLADLGGTLAALSAPIQQRLDAALPQEWSHRNPVDIVVDADGERYAAAAGALLDDPENDAVLVVNVPTAFTSSADAAQALTRILGQRPRHHRDKPVFAVWLGNDESAIATLNAARIPTYATEADAVRGFMHLVRYREAQAALMETPPSLPDDFAFDAAAARGIVDAALAAGQTWLDPLAATRLLAAYGIPTAPVAHAADAEAAAQVAAPMLAQGSAVAVKIHSADIPHKSDVDGVRLNLVSVEAVRDAAEGILARARAARPQARIDGVLVQPSLLRPKARELIAGIADDPTFGPVIVFGRGGTAVEVIDDKALALPPLDLRLAHELIGRTRVSRILKAYRDVPAADERAVAMVLVKLAQLAADLPEIRELDINPLLADRDGVIAVDARVAVAPSRRLHKGRGHPRFAIFPYPKEWERRIVLNDGSAALVRPVRPEDDALFRSFFARVTDEDLRLRFFQAVKHFSHEFIARLTQLDYARSIALVAIEPRSGDMLGAVRLHADADYDRGEYGILIRSDLKGHGIGWQLMRIMIEYAGWLGLKVVEGQVLRENRTMLAMCQQLGFKATPDPDDATLMDVVLPVTQH, from the coding sequence ATGAGCACCTATCACCTGCAGTCCGTGTTCCGCCCCGCCTCGGTCGCCATCGTCGGTGGCAGCCCGCGCGAGCGCTCGGCCGGGCGCGCGGTGGTGCGCAGCCTGCGTGCGGCGGGGTTTCCCGGGCAGATCGGCTGGGTCAGCCCGCGCTACCGCGAGATCGACGGCGTCCCCACCGTGCGCCGCCTCACCGACCTGCCGTGGGTGCCGGACCTGGTGGTGATTACCGCGCCGGCGCGGATGTTGCCGCGCATCGTGTCGATCGCCGCGCGGCGCGGCGTGGCCGCGGCGATCATCCTCACCGCCGGGCTCGGCAGCGGGCCGGGGTCGGCCGCGGCGCGGGTGGAAAGCGCCGCGCGCGCCAAGGGCCTGCGCATCCTCGGCCCGCACTGCCTGGGCGTGATCGCCCCGCATGCGCGGCTCAACGCCAGCATCGCCGCGCACTGCCCGCAGCCGGGCGACCTGGCGCTGATCTCCGAATCCAGCGCCATCGCCGCGGCGCTGGTGGAGTGGGGCGTGGCGCGCGCGGTCGGGTTCTCCGCCGTGGTCTCGCTCGGCGATGCGCTGGACGTGGACTTCGCCGACCTGCTCGACTACTTCGCCACCGACTACCGCACCCGCGCGATCCTGCTCTACGTCGAGCACATCCGCGACGCGCGCAAGTTCATGTCCGCCGCCCGCGCCGCCGCGCGCGCCAAACCGGTGGTGGTGGTGAAGTCGGGCCGGCAGCTGCGCATCGATCCCAACGCCGACACCCACGTGCAGGCGCTGGCCAGCTCCGACGCGGTCTACGGTGCCGCGTTCGCCCGCGCCGGCCTGCTGCGGGTGCGCGCGCTGGACGAACTGTTCGCCGCGGCGGAGACGCTGGGCCGGCTCAGCACCTTCCCGGGTCGGCGCCTGGCCATTCTCAGCAACGGCGGCGGCGTCGGCCGCCTGGCGGTGGATACGCTGGCCGACCTCGGCGGCACCCTGGCCGCGCTGTCGGCGCCCATCCAGCAGCGGCTGGACGCGGCGCTGCCGCAGGAGTGGTCGCACCGCAATCCGGTGGACATCGTGGTGGACGCCGATGGCGAGCGCTACGCCGCCGCCGCCGGCGCGCTGCTGGACGATCCGGAGAACGACGCGGTGCTGGTGGTCAATGTGCCCACCGCGTTCACCTCCTCCGCCGATGCGGCGCAGGCGTTGACCCGCATCCTCGGCCAGCGCCCGCGCCACCACCGCGACAAGCCGGTGTTCGCGGTGTGGCTGGGCAACGACGAGAGCGCCATCGCCACGCTCAACGCCGCGCGCATTCCGACCTACGCCACCGAGGCCGACGCGGTGCGCGGCTTCATGCACCTGGTGCGCTACCGCGAGGCGCAGGCGGCGCTGATGGAAACCCCGCCGAGCCTGCCCGACGATTTCGCCTTCGACGCCGCCGCCGCGCGCGGCATCGTCGACGCCGCGCTGGCCGCCGGGCAGACCTGGCTGGATCCGCTGGCGGCCACGCGGTTGCTGGCCGCCTACGGCATTCCCACCGCGCCGGTGGCGCACGCCGCCGATGCCGAGGCCGCGGCGCAGGTGGCCGCGCCGATGCTGGCGCAGGGCTCGGCGGTGGCGGTGAAGATCCACTCGGCCGACATCCCGCACAAGTCCGACGTGGACGGCGTGCGCCTCAACCTGGTCAGCGTGGAGGCGGTGCGCGATGCGGCCGAGGGCATCCTCGCCCGCGCGCGCGCCGCGCGTCCGCAGGCGCGCATCGACGGCGTGCTGGTGCAGCCCTCGCTGCTGCGGCCCAAGGCGCGCGAGCTGATCGCCGGCATCGCCGACGATCCGACCTTCGGTCCGGTGATCGTGTTCGGCCGCGGCGGCACCGCGGTGGAGGTGATCGACGACAAGGCGCTGGCGCTGCCGCCGCTGGACCTGCGCCTGGCCCACGAACTGATCGGCCGCACCCGCGTCAGCCGCATCCTCAAGGCCTACCGCGACGTGCCGGCCGCCGACGAGCGCGCGGTGGCGATGGTGCTGGTCAAGCTGGCGCAACTGGCCGCCGATTTGCCGGAGATCCGCGAACTGGACATCAATCCGTTGCTGGCCGACCGCGACGGGGTGATCGCGGTCGACGCGCGGGTGGCGGTGGCGCCGTCGCGGCGCCTGCACAAGGGCCGCGGCCATCCGCGCTTCGCGATCTTCCCGTATCCCAAGGAGTGGGAGCGGCGCATCGTGCTCAACGACGGCAGCGCCGCGCTGGTGCGTCCGGTGCGGCCGGAGGACGACGCGCTGTTCCGCAGCTTCTTCGCCCGCGTCACCGACGAGGACCTGCGGCTGCGCTTCTTCCAGGCGGTCAAGCATTTCAGCCACGAGTTCATCGCGCGCCTGACCCAGCTCGACTACGCGCGCTCGATCGCGCTGGTGGCGATCGAACCGCGCAGCGGCGACATGCTCGGCGCGGTGCGCCTGCATGCCGATGCCGACTACGACCGCGGCGAGTACGGCATCCTGATCCGCTCCGACCTCAAGGGCCACGGCATCGGCTGGCAGCTGATGCGGATCATGATCGAGTACGCCGGCTGGCTGGGCCTCAAGGTGGTCGAAGGCCAGGTGCTGCGCGAGAACCGCACCATGCTGGCGATGTGCCAGCAACTCGGTTTCAAGGCCACCCCGGATCCGGACGACGCCACGCTGATGGATGTGGTGCTGCCGGTGACGCAACACTGA
- a CDS encoding monovalent cation:proton antiporter-2 (CPA2) family protein yields the protein MHSGGLELALVLLLAAVIAVPVFKRLGLGAVLAYLAAGVVLGPDGLGFVQDTERILNAAEIGVVMLLFLIGLELSPARLKLMRRAVFGAGSAQVALTALPLGALALCMGLNWKSALVIGLALALSSTAVGLQLLAERKALNSDYGRLGFGILLFQDLIAIPLLAAVPLLGGAKNDTLTWSEVGQALGALALVVLCGRFVLRHLFRTVARTRMPEVFTASALLVVLGNAWFLQKAGLSPSLGAFLAGVLLADSEFRHELEAQIEPFQGLLLGVFFIAVGMGIDLDRIVAEPWLIAGAVATLLLVKFTLLAGIGRVLRLPWRSALLLGSLLWLGGEFAFVVFTEAQRVRLLDDATHDRLVAVVGVSMALTPLLLIGMQRLLGGSEAGKGKRPPPPDAQYDAVDAQRAQVLIAGMGRFGQIVARLLTAQRIPFVALEHNPDRVEDLRRFGNQLYYGDPSRPDLLRAAGSDDIRIFVVAMDDPETNIKTTRLIRRLYPTAKVLARARNRQHAWRLMDLGAEPFREVFASSLELSEQVLLGLGLDAATAHDRIARFREHDMQLLRAQHLVYDDEAAVVQTARAARADLTKLFEADVNDPSVGPTDAPGTGPQRS from the coding sequence GTGCATAGCGGCGGCCTGGAACTGGCGCTGGTCCTGCTGCTGGCCGCGGTGATCGCGGTGCCGGTGTTCAAGCGGCTGGGCCTGGGCGCGGTGCTGGCCTACCTGGCTGCGGGCGTGGTGCTGGGGCCGGACGGGCTGGGCTTCGTGCAGGACACCGAGCGCATCCTCAACGCCGCCGAGATCGGCGTGGTGATGCTGCTGTTCCTGATCGGCCTGGAACTGTCGCCGGCGCGGCTGAAGCTGATGCGGCGCGCAGTGTTCGGCGCCGGCAGCGCGCAGGTGGCGCTGACCGCGCTGCCGCTGGGCGCGCTGGCGCTGTGCATGGGCCTGAACTGGAAGAGCGCGCTGGTGATCGGCCTGGCGCTGGCGCTGTCCTCCACCGCGGTGGGGCTGCAGTTGCTGGCCGAACGCAAGGCGCTCAACAGCGACTACGGCCGGCTCGGCTTCGGCATCCTGCTGTTCCAGGACCTGATCGCGATCCCGCTGCTGGCCGCGGTGCCGCTGCTCGGCGGCGCCAAGAACGACACGCTGACCTGGTCGGAAGTGGGCCAGGCGCTGGGCGCGCTGGCCCTGGTGGTGCTGTGCGGGCGCTTCGTGCTGCGCCACCTGTTCCGCACGGTGGCGCGCACACGCATGCCCGAGGTGTTCACCGCCAGCGCGCTGCTGGTGGTGCTGGGCAACGCCTGGTTCCTGCAGAAGGCCGGGCTGAGCCCCAGCCTGGGCGCGTTCCTGGCCGGCGTGCTGCTGGCCGATTCGGAGTTCCGCCATGAGCTGGAAGCGCAGATCGAGCCGTTCCAGGGCCTGCTGCTGGGGGTGTTCTTCATCGCCGTGGGCATGGGCATCGACCTGGACCGCATCGTCGCCGAGCCGTGGCTGATCGCCGGCGCCGTGGCCACGCTGCTGCTGGTCAAGTTCACGCTGCTGGCCGGCATCGGCCGCGTGCTGCGCCTGCCCTGGCGCAGCGCGCTGCTGTTGGGCAGCCTGCTGTGGCTGGGCGGCGAGTTCGCCTTCGTGGTGTTCACCGAGGCGCAGCGCGTGCGCCTGCTCGACGACGCCACCCACGACCGCCTGGTCGCGGTGGTCGGCGTGTCGATGGCGCTGACGCCACTGCTGCTGATCGGCATGCAGCGCCTGCTCGGCGGCAGCGAGGCCGGCAAGGGCAAGCGCCCGCCGCCGCCGGACGCGCAGTACGACGCCGTGGACGCACAGCGCGCGCAGGTGCTGATCGCCGGCATGGGCCGCTTCGGCCAGATCGTGGCGCGCCTGCTGACCGCGCAGCGCATCCCGTTCGTGGCGCTGGAACACAATCCGGACAGGGTGGAGGACCTGCGCCGCTTCGGCAACCAGCTCTACTACGGCGACCCCAGCCGACCGGACCTGCTGCGTGCGGCCGGCAGCGATGACATCCGCATCTTCGTGGTGGCGATGGACGACCCGGAGACCAACATCAAGACCACGCGGCTGATCCGCCGGCTCTACCCCACCGCCAAGGTGCTGGCGCGCGCGCGCAACCGCCAGCATGCCTGGCGGCTGATGGACCTGGGCGCCGAACCGTTCCGCGAGGTGTTCGCCTCCAGCCTGGAACTGAGCGAGCAGGTGCTGCTCGGCCTCGGCCTGGACGCGGCCACCGCCCACGACCGCATCGCCCGCTTCCGCGAGCACGACATGCAGCTGCTGCGCGCCCAGCACCTGGTCTACGACGACGAGGCCGCGGTGGTGCAGACCGCCCGCGCGGCGCGCGCCGACCTGACCAAACTGTTCGAAGCCGACGTCAACGATCCCTCGGTTGGGCCGACGGATGCGCCAGGCACGGGACCACAGCGCAGTTGA